The sequence CGCTGACGCTGAAATCGAACCGGCCGCCATCGACGAGCCAGCGGCGCACGTCGCCGTCCGTCAACACCGCTTCGAGCTTTCCCGACGCCGAAACGCACAGGACGAATCCGCGCTGGTTGACGCTGATCTTGCGAAGAGCCGATACAATATCTTCTTCGGCAAAGATGATCAGCGGCGCAATATTCCGTTCGATAATCACTTGGAGAGTTCCTGTTTCATCAGCGCTTCGACGATCTCGAAGTCGATTTCGGAGTCGATTTCCCAGCCTTCGCATTCACGCATGCGGTAGAGGGCGATACGCCCCGCCAAGCGGTTGCGTTTTTCCAGGAGAATGTCCCTTTTTGTCAAATATAAGGAGCCAGTTTCGCGATAATGACGATCTGATTCGACAATATCCTGACGTCGTGGGCGATTTGTGTAGTCATAGGATGCACGGACCGGATCTGCCTGCCAAAAAAAGGCGTGGCTTTCGACGACGCCAAGCAGACTGTCGGCATTATCCGCCGCGAAGGCACGGAGCGCCCCGTCGATCGTTCCCGGCAAACGAAGTGGCGACGTCGGCTGCAGCAACAGGATCGTTTCGTACCGCCTCCTCCTGATCGCCTCCATCCGCTCAACCGCATGCAGCATGACGGGTTCGGTCGGGGCCGTGTCGGTCGCCAGTTCGGCCGGACGCAGAAATGGCACGTCGGCGCCAAAGGACCGCGCAACATCGGCTATGTCCTCGGCGTCGGTCGACACAAGGACGTCGGACACACCCTTCGCCGCCAGCGCCTGCTCGATGCTCCAGGCAATCAGCGGCTTTCCGGCCAGCAACCGCAGATTCTTTCCCGGGACGCCCTTTGAACCGCCGCGGGCCGGAATGATCGCCAGGACCGACATCAGTTTCCGGGAGCGGCGGCCGACGCCGGTTCGCGCGACAATGAGAAGGAGTCGAGCAACGCCGTGGCCGAGTCAAGCTCGGCCCCGACACCAAGAATGAGCCACTGGTAACTGCACCCCGTCGTCGGCACGCGGTAATCGAAACGCATCCTGCCCTGCCGCAATGGCAGGCTGAGCGACGCGCCCTGGCTTTCCTGATTGCCCTGGAGACACAGCATATTGAACGTCAATCGCCCTTCGGTCGATTCGACTTCACGGACACGCAGGGCAAAGCGGTAGCTGCCGGGAGGCGACCGCATCAGAATCCGCGCGACCTCTCCCTGGCGCCCCGGGCTCGCAAAAATATCCACTTCGCGTTCGGCGAGTTCACGGCCACCGGCGTCATAATTTTCGGTCAACTGCCAATCAATCGGCCTGAAGGTACCCCGGCCGATGTGCGCAACGGTCTGACGGGCGGGAGAATAGACGTCATAGACCTCGAACGCGGCGGGATATTCGCGCGCGCCTACGAGAATGTCGATCAACTGCTGCCCATAGCCTGGCGCGCGCGCCGTCGAACGCGCCGGGATCGCCGAAACGATGTCGGCAACACGCGGTGCA is a genomic window of Sphingopyxis sp. FD7 containing:
- a CDS encoding acylneuraminate cytidylyltransferase family protein translates to MSVLAIIPARGGSKGVPGKNLRLLAGKPLIAWSIEQALAAKGVSDVLVSTDAEDIADVARSFGADVPFLRPAELATDTAPTEPVMLHAVERMEAIRRRRYETILLLQPTSPLRLPGTIDGALRAFAADNADSLLGVVESHAFFWQADPVRASYDYTNRPRRQDIVESDRHYRETGSLYLTKRDILLEKRNRLAGRIALYRMRECEGWEIDSEIDFEIVEALMKQELSK